Proteins found in one Bombus pyrosoma isolate SC7728 unplaced genomic scaffold, ASM1482585v1 HiC_scaffold_4725, whole genome shotgun sequence genomic segment:
- the LOC122577497 gene encoding uncharacterized protein LOC122577497 — protein sequence MSKITTDHSTEDGYFLPHHGVIKESSQTTKVRVVFDGSAPTTTGVSLNDVLHTGPKLQEDLLFILLRFRSHQYVLTGDIEKMYRQFLVRPEDRKFQQILWRNNNGEVDTYQRNTVTFGLSAAPYLAIRCLKQLADDEGHRYPRAAIVLQRDFYVDDVFTGVNTRAEAQSLRTELTELLKLAGLNIRKWASKDRKLLRGLSQHDINDELQLGESQTLKTLDVFWNSSDDSILYYVKIRPTSCRITKRIISSEIAKIYDPLGLLAPVIIRAKMLLQRLWTLKIDWGESLPADLHTEWNEYYTQLPLLNNVRFPRKTIIKSAAEIEIHGFCDASEKAYGACIYLRTITPDGQVWIRLLTAKSKVAPLKSQTIPRLELSGALLLASLTNTVLQALPNNISRTVYWTDSTIVFHWINTSPHTLKTFVANLVAEIQRKTHTSDWRHIPTTDNPADLISRGQSPEDFVRSTIWQHGPEWLQQSEEYWPTWNPVPAAHGEHKAHQISDI from the coding sequence ATGTCGAAGATAACCACGGACCACTCCACGGAAGACGGATATTTTCTGCCACATCACGGCGTGATCAAAGAGTCCAGCCAAACGACGAAAGTCCGAGTCGTATTTGACGGATCAGCACCAACCACCACCGGAGTTTCCCTGAACGACGTACTTCACACAGGACCGAAACTGCAAGAGGACTTACTTTTCATTCTCCTAAGATTTCGCTCGCATCAATACGTTCTTACAGgagatattgaaaaaatgtacagGCAATTTCTCGTGCGTCCAGAGGATCGTAAATTTCAGCAAATTTTGTGGCGTAACAATAATGGAGAAGTCGACACTTATCAACGTAACACAGTGACGTTCGGGCTATCAGCAGCGCCGTATCTGGCCATACGGTGCCTCAAACAATTGGCGGACGACGAGGGACATCGGTATCCACGAGCAGCGATAGTCTTGCAGCGAGATTTCTACGTCGACGATGTTTTCACAGGAGTTAATACAAGGGCCGAGGCACAATCATTGAGAACGGAACTCACAGAACTGCTCAAACTAGCCGGtctaaatattcgaaaatggGCGTCAAAAGACCGAAAGCTGCTACGAGGACTTTCCCAACATGACATAAACGATGAATTACAACTGGGCGAATCTCAAACATTAAAAACCCTGGACGTTTTTTGGAATTCATCTGACGATTCAATCTTGTACTACGTCAAAATCCGGCCTACCAGTTGCCGAATCACGAAGAGGATAATCAGCTCCGAAATCGCCAAAATCTATGATCCACTTGGATTACTTGCGCCAGTGATCATTCGAGCAAAAATGTTACTCCAACGACTTTGGACACTAAAAATCGACTGGGGCGAATCTTTACCGGCTGACTTGCATACAGAGTGGAATGAGTATTACACGCAGCTGCCATTGCTGAACAATGTAAGATTTCCACGAAAAACGATAATCAAGTCTGCAGCCGAAATTGAGATACACGGATTCTGTGATGCCAGCGAAAAGGCGTATGGGGCATGCATTTACCTTCGCACCATCACTCCGGATGGTCAAGTCTGGATACGACTCCTGACGGCAAAATCAAAGGTGGCTCCACTAAAATCGCAAACCATTCCAAGGCTGGAACTCAGTGGAGCACTTCTTCTCGCATCATTGACCAACACAGTCCTTCAAGCATTACCAAACAATATTTCTCGGACTGTTTACTGGACGGACTCTACCATTGTCTTTCATTGGATCAACACATCACCCCATACGCTGAAAACCTTCGTCGCAAATCTTGTGGCAGAAATTCAAAGAAAGACTCATACCTCAGATTGGCGTCACATTCCTACCACGGACAACCCAGCGGATCTCATATCCCGAGGACAATCGCCCGAAGACTTTGTACGATCAACAATTTGGCAACATGGACCGGAGTGGCTACAACAATCTGAAGAATACTGGCCGACGTGGAACCCAGTACCA